The Bartonella krasnovii sequence GAAAGTTGGACAAGAAGAGGGCAAACATTTCAGTGAAAGCTCTTTACGAAGTAAAGATGAAAGCTAGTATCGTCATATCCTTATATATTATGACTTATTTTCTAGCGTCCTTGACGTCTATAAGGACCATTTTAATAGTTCCTATCTCTTTATGCTGACCTTGTTTATGAGGTGCAAGTGAATAGTTCTTACAAATTAATGTATGTTACGCGTTAATAAAATATATTCTTGATTACGGCAAAAGTGTTGTCTAATACGCATTTTGAGTGAGTTCATATTGCGGTATCACACTTAATATTTAGAAAAGTATGATATACATCTTTTAAAAGTTTGACTCATTGATTGATGACGATCATTCTTCTTCCATTAAAAAGCATATGATTTCTTTTAAGTTGAGAAAAAAATATATAAATAGGATACAATATTTGATACATTCTTCAGAGGAAGCATGAATAAGTGGGATAAAAAGCATAGAGTAGAGAGTAATGGGTAATATTTTTTCACCAACACATTTAATTGTAATTTTATTACTTATTTTGGTGCTTTTCGGACGCGGTAAAATTTCTGAATTAATGGGCGATATTGCTAAAGGAATTAAAGCCTTTAAAAAGAGTATGAAGGAAGAAGAGGAAGGCATTGAGGGTAATGTTGAAAAGGCTGCTCCTTCCAAAGTAACTGATGGAGCATCTCAACAATCTCAGCCGTTATCGGTAAAACATACAGCAACACGTAGAAAGGCTTCCTCTCACTCTAAAGGAGGCAAGGCATCTATTACCAAAAAACAGCGTGTCAAATAAAAGCGTCATCATTATTGTACATTATTTTTTATGAGGAAGTCGAGTATAAACGATGTTTGGGATTGATGGACCAGAGCTTGTCGTGATCTTACTTGTTCTCATCATTATCATTGGACCAAAAGATTTACCTAAAATACTCAAGACAATCGCAAAGGTAAGAGCTTATATACATTCAACAGCAAATGAACTTTGTCACCAGTTTGATGATGTAATAAAACAAATTGAGCGCGATGATTTGCAAAAAACATGTTCGGATATAAACAATTCAAGGAAGAAGTTGGCAGAAACTTTTGATTCCACTCAAAATACATTAGAGGGTATTCACAATAATTTGGATATTAAGGAAACTCACCATAAATCAGAAAAAGATAAAGAACTTTTGGCATGTGATCAAAAGGCAATCAAGAAAGATGTGACATTCTCTAGTGATTCTCATCACTTTGAAAGCATTTCTATTGCTTCTAAAGATAAAGAAGATGTGTCATGAATGTAAAAAAAGATGAGGTTGATGCCAATATGGCTCCCCTTTTAGAACATTTAATTGAACTTCGTCAGCGAATTATTTCGACCTTAGTTGCATTTATGATCGCTTTTATGATGTGTTTTCTTGTTAAAGATTATATCTTGAATTTTTTACTATGGCCGTATCAGTGGGCAATGAAAATAGCAGGAGGGTATCCTGAGAGTATTCGTTTGCAATCAACGCAGGTATGGGAAACTTTTTTAACAAAGATGAAACTTGCTGCTTTTGGAGGAATTATTTTATCTTTTCCCTATACGGCTTTTCAGTTCTATAGTTTTATTGCACCAGGGCTT is a genomic window containing:
- the tatA gene encoding twin-arginine translocase TatA/TatE family subunit, encoding MGNIFSPTHLIVILLLILVLFGRGKISELMGDIAKGIKAFKKSMKEEEEGIEGNVEKAAPSKVTDGASQQSQPLSVKHTATRRKASSHSKGGKASITKKQRVK
- a CDS encoding twin-arginine translocase subunit TatB, with amino-acid sequence MFGIDGPELVVILLVLIIIIGPKDLPKILKTIAKVRAYIHSTANELCHQFDDVIKQIERDDLQKTCSDINNSRKKLAETFDSTQNTLEGIHNNLDIKETHHKSEKDKELLACDQKAIKKDVTFSSDSHHFESISIASKDKEDVS